The genomic segment AGATTTTGTGGATCTCCTAATAAGAAGCCGGGTTTTTTGCCCAATTCTCGGGTTTTCCCGGCCGATAATTCTAAAAGGTATTTTATGAACCGGGATATTCTCAAAATCCTACTGAGCGGACTTCTAATCCTGCTACTTGGATCTCTTGCATTTTATTTATATGTGGAGAGAGAGCGGATCGCCGCTTGGTATAAGGACAAAAATGTCCAAGTAGAGGAGAAGTCCCAGCCAGAGCGTACTATTCTTACTCCGGAAGAAGTACCTGACGGAAAAGATCTATCTTCTCCTAGCCAAAACTTTGACTCAGATTTTTCCAAACCTAAAGATTCGGTTACTGAACCTTCTTCGCAACCCTTGCCTAAAGACTATGAGGTTCCTGGTTTAGGAAAGGAGAAGAAGGATACTCTCTCCACAAAAACTACAGAGAAGCCCGACACAAAGGTTACTGAAACTTCAGACCTCCCTAAAAGAGAAGAAATGGAACGTCCTAGAACAAAACAAAGGGACGAAAGTTTAGTAGAATACGACGACGGTCCAAAACTTAAAAAAGAAAAACGTCATTCTAAAAAGTATAAGAAAAGAAGAGTGGCTCATTCTTCCGTAAATGCTAAGATAAGTTCTTTGGAAAAAAGAGTAGGGCGTTTAGAAAGAAAATTGGGGATGAAAAACGGGTCTACTAAAAAGAAAAAGAGTAAGGTCTCCTTACGTAAACGAGTGGAAATCCTGGAACAAGAAGTTTCCGGTCTGAAAAAAAAGTCCAAGGCCGATTAGGCGTGGGTGTTTCTGAGAATTATAGATCTATAGTAAAAGAACTGGAGTCCCTGAAACCAATAGGAACTCCAACACTTATAGCAGTTTCCAAATTCCAACCCAAAGAAAAAGTCCAAGAGGCAATTTCAGGTGGAGTGATCCATTTCGGAGAAAATAGAGTCCAAGAAGGGATAGAAAAATTTTCCGACTTGGGAAAACCGGAAAAAGATTTTATACTACATCATATAGGTCCCGTTCAATCTTCCCATATCAGAAAGTATGCAGGACTTTATTCCTTTGTACATGGAGTAGGTTCCGAAAAGATCTTACAAGAATTGAAAAGAAGAATGGACGCAGACCGTTGGAAGATACGTTACTTCCTACAAGTTAATCTAACGGAAGAAGATTCAAAATCAGGATTCTCAAAAGAAGAAGTTTTGGGACTTCTCCGTAAAAAGGAAATTCTCAGTTCAGAGTTTTGTGCGTTAGAAGGATTTATGACCATGGGTCCAAGCTCAGGAGATCCGGAAGAAACACGAAAAGTGTTTAGAGAGATTGCAAACTTACGAAAAGAATTTTTACCCCAAGGAAAATTATCCATGGGAATGTCAGGCGATTACAGGATTGCTTTGGAAGAAGGTAGCGATTATCTTAGGATCGGGACCGCAATATTCGGAGAAAGAACATGAAATATAATAAAATAGGTATTGTAGGCTGCGGGAATATGGGAGGAGCGATATTACGTTCTCTCCAATCTAGAAAGATAGACGTGATCGGTTTTGATCCTTATCTAGATCCTAAAAAAGCGGAAGGAATGGTTTTAGAATCGGATTGGTCCAACTTCCAAAAGAAATCCGACCTTATTATCTTAGCAATAAAACCTGCAGAGGTTTCTAAAACTCTAAGGTCTTTCGAGGCTCCTAAAGCAATTCTATCTGTTGCTGCAGGTATCGATACAAAGATACTTTCTTCTTCCGCTCCTGCCGGATCCAAAGTGGTCCGTATTATGCCTAATCTTCCTATTATGGTAGGAAAGGGTGCTTTGGGTTATTATGGAGATAAGGAATTATACGAAAGTCTAAAAGAGATCTTCTCACCAATCTCTTATTGTTTGGAACTTTCCAAAGAAGAACTGTTAGATGCTGTAACTGGACTTTCCGGTTCAGGTCCCGCCTATGTACTTAGGTTTATCCAAAGTTTGGCAGAAGGTGGAGTTGCCTCCGGTTTGACATACTCTCAAGCATTGGAACTTTCCATACAAACCGTGATAGGTGGTGCCGAATTACTTGCAAAAGAATTGGAAAAGAATCCTGATACTCATCCGGAAGTTTTGAAAAACAAAGTAACTTCTCCAGGCGGAACAACTATCGCAGGTCTAGAAGAGTTGGAGAAGAATAAGTTCCCGTATGCTATTATCTCAGCAGTGAAAAGAGCAACGGAACGTTCTAAAGAGCTTGGAAACTAAATAGAAAGGATTAGCAAATAAGAGATTTGTTTCTTTTTTATAAGGAAAGAGTAGAAAAGGTAGAAATTAAACGTCTCTTTGTCTACTTTTGAGGATAATGATTTGATGTAAAACGCTCTAGCGCGGACAGGATTCGAACCTGTGACCTTTGGGTTATGAGCCCAACGAGCTACCGGCTGCTCCACCGCGCGGCGTCTAAAACCATGTTTCCTGAACCCAGGCTGAAAGTCAAATGAAAAAGTAAAAAGAGTTTGATTTCCCCGAGGAAAGCTTTTTGATGCTACTACCTCTCGCGGATCGACTTCACGGAAAATGTTTAGAGTCCGTAGGCGAAGAAACGGATTAGCGAAATAAATTATCTTTTCAATTTTGTATTGGGAGATTCCACAGTTGATCGGAAAAGACAATGATCCATTGATGATCGAATATTATGAGAAGAAGATCTATGATCAGAAACAACTTCTCGAGATCAGTAAGGCTCTTAATTCCACACTGGATTATAAGTATCTAATTGATGCTATTTTAAATATTTGTTTAGCTCAACTTCAAACTTTGAGCGCGGCTATCTTTTTAGCACCGGAAGCTGACTCTAATTATTTCGAATTGGAGCCGAGCTTTAAAGGATTCGATCTTGCAGAAGATGATGCAGGATTCAAGATCAAAACAGATGCACCTTTAGTTACTTTTTTAGAAACAAAACTTAAGGCTATGACTCCCGACCAGGTGGAAGAGTCGATGGGCCTAAGTCCTGAACTGGAATTTTTAAGAAGAATCGGCGGAGACCTAATCATTCCCTTGAATGCAAAAGGAAAAGTGAATGGACTCCTTCTGTTGGGTGAAAAGATCACCATGGGAGAATGGATGGAGGAGGATAGAGACTTCCTCACAACTCTTTCCACTCTTGCAGGAATTGCAGTAGAGAACTCTCGTTTATACGAACTTGCTACCGTTGATATGATGACCGGCTTGAAAGTACATCATTACTTCCAAACCAAACTCAAAGAAGAGATGGAACGTTGTCGTAAAAAAAGAACGAATCTTGCTCTTCTATTCACCGACGTGGACAATTTTAAAAAATTCAATGATACCCATGGCCACCAAGCTGGGGACCAGGTATTGATTGAAGTTGCTGCAAGGCTGATCCAATGTGCAGGTAAACATGATATCGCTGCCAGATATGGTGGAGAGGAATTTTGTTTAGTCATGCCTGGAGCAGATCTAAAGCGCGGTTTTGAAATGGGAGAACGTTTGAGAAAGGCGGTAGAAGCAGCTTCTATCCCGAA from the Leptospira andrefontaineae genome contains:
- a CDS encoding YggS family pyridoxal phosphate-dependent enzyme, whose protein sequence is MGVSENYRSIVKELESLKPIGTPTLIAVSKFQPKEKVQEAISGGVIHFGENRVQEGIEKFSDLGKPEKDFILHHIGPVQSSHIRKYAGLYSFVHGVGSEKILQELKRRMDADRWKIRYFLQVNLTEEDSKSGFSKEEVLGLLRKKEILSSEFCALEGFMTMGPSSGDPEETRKVFREIANLRKEFLPQGKLSMGMSGDYRIALEEGSDYLRIGTAIFGERT
- the proC gene encoding pyrroline-5-carboxylate reductase, yielding MKYNKIGIVGCGNMGGAILRSLQSRKIDVIGFDPYLDPKKAEGMVLESDWSNFQKKSDLIILAIKPAEVSKTLRSFEAPKAILSVAAGIDTKILSSSAPAGSKVVRIMPNLPIMVGKGALGYYGDKELYESLKEIFSPISYCLELSKEELLDAVTGLSGSGPAYVLRFIQSLAEGGVASGLTYSQALELSIQTVIGGAELLAKELEKNPDTHPEVLKNKVTSPGGTTIAGLEELEKNKFPYAIISAVKRATERSKELGN
- a CDS encoding sensor domain-containing diguanylate cyclase, with the protein product MIGKDNDPLMIEYYEKKIYDQKQLLEISKALNSTLDYKYLIDAILNICLAQLQTLSAAIFLAPEADSNYFELEPSFKGFDLAEDDAGFKIKTDAPLVTFLETKLKAMTPDQVEESMGLSPELEFLRRIGGDLIIPLNAKGKVNGLLLLGEKITMGEWMEEDRDFLTTLSTLAGIAVENSRLYELATVDMMTGLKVHHYFQTKLKEEMERCRKKRTNLALLFTDVDNFKKFNDTHGHQAGDQVLIEVAARLIQCAGKHDIAARYGGEEFCLVMPGADLKRGFEMGERLRKAVEAASIPNPNGGPDFQVTLSIGVSEFWTSDRNNKDLIERADKALYEAKHSGKNKTISFQIPVQN